AAGAAACCTCAGCTGGTTCCTCTCTGTACATCAGCAGACCTGCATGTATTCCCTCTGTGATGCAGGGGGGCGTCATCCGGATGACCTACGCTGCTCTGGAGAAGATGAGCCAGCAGTCTGGTGGGCGAGGAGGAGTCGTGGTCAACACAGCCTCAGTGGGGGGTAAAGACCACCCGACACGCACACCCCAGTTCTTCATAGAACTGGAGAAAGAGGATCCAGCAATGCCAAAAAATACTCTTTGAGGATGAGATGTTCCAATCCAAAGTCTCTCTTCTACAGGTCTCGGACCTCTAGCCAGTTGTCCTGTCTATTCGGCCACTAAGCACGGTGTGATCGGCTTTACTCGAGCCATGGCGGTAAGAATGTATTCATATGTTTTTGCACACGGCCCTcggcaacgcacgttcaagctGCCACTTTCAGTGAAAATTCAAACGCGCATAAATGCACGTTTAGGGCTCCCCTGTTCAAGACTCTGGCATTTACGCGTAGCTACCCAAGTTTTTACGATCTTTACGATGTTTTCTGACTCTACATAAAAAACATCCGCACTAGATCTCGGATGAGCTTTTCCGTTTGGCATTTGAAGCGGACGGTCTGGTCAAAAGTCAGCAAACCATTCCTGAAATCcatatttttaaacaatgcaacttttgattttgttttttttctcttctttcctGAATGGTTACTGTTTTTCTGCCAGGCTGCTTCCACCGCCTCTAATTATGGGATACGCTTCAACGCCATTTGCCCCGGTGCTGTCCAAACAGACCTCTTCGCCTCCGTTACAAACTGTTTGGGTCCATTTTCTCACCTTGCTCATTTATTCGAGAAATTTGCAGCAGACGGGGTGCTACAGTGAGTCATTATTCTCCTTCTCATTTGAAACTGGtattaattttgttgtttttttgtgtaaattttagTGTGGAAACTtagcaaatcatttttttcacaaaatgtttAAGTCTTGTGTTACAAAAtcttaaaatgataaaacataGTTGATGCATTGATGAATGTTTGATCCATTCGTGTCTCCACAGTTCTGTTGAaccaaaaaatgtaacatttgttGCATAGTAGATTTATTAACCTTCAGatatttagaatatttttatttcctttaactgataagttaaactttttgttttattgagtgCAGAAATTTGTACACAATTCAACCGCTTAAACTGCAGTTGGAGATGCTACCTGATACGGTTTTGGAGACAACCTCCTTTGCTGTCTTTGTGGTGCTCATAAAACCAGagagtttgacattttattgactCTCTTTTGACAAACATGCTAAACAAAGATTGAACAGCACAGCTGAAGCAAAGAGAAACACATAAAACTTTTCCTCTGACGTCATTCTGGAGACAAATCTGCTGCTAACTTAGGCTTCAGCAAATGAAAGTACATGTTGcagaaaagcatttaaaaagtaGATTATTGGCTGCATCTTCAATGCCGCTGTCTGCTTTCCTTGCTCTGTTGTGTAGCCTTGAAGGATCAGCGTTTTATACCAAAAGCTCAGGCAAAAGAGGCCGGTTCACACAAGGCAAGACTTGTATCATTTTCCTCCCCGGCGGTGAGAAAACCACGATCCGTCATATTTGGTGGGAAAGTTTCATTCTTTGAGCTCTCTGCAGATGCCCTGAGGTTCTCCCCCTGCTGCACACGCCACCTCCTCTGAGCATTGTGGGAATTTGACGACCCCTTTTGTCAAACGCTTGGCTTTACAAGTGTTCAGAACTTTTCACTTTCTCTGCCAGCTGTTCTGTTTTAACAGAATGCACTGATTGAAGgggatttttttgcttttaaaatatcaCCCAGTAGTTTTTCCACGGCAAACCAGAGCAGGGTTTGACTCTGAAGAAATGTTTGTCTATTCAGGTCTATTCAAATGCTGCTGACAAGACGTGGATGCCTGTAAAGAAGTTCTTGTGAGGTTTTTGTCAGCTGCTGCCTGCTGATGTGCATCCATGGAGGCTTCACTTTTTGCAGATTATAAGTCAACTATGGCACAAATCATCTGTTCAAAACAATTTACTTTTTGCTCTTAGTgttaaagaccctctctgaatatcttttaatctattttcaaagtgttcccagtgatcgTTTTAATACGAtgatacagtttttagccaaaatcagaaaacctgtgtcgttttctttctgcaaagtggcagcagttcatcagaaattccccccataggttgtgggcgggaccattggtgtggagcaactcAACCCCTTTCCTTCtgcgttgctgagagctctctgtttacacactcccgctagcttacagcccctcacacccccaacctaacattagcaatgCTTTAAAAAGGGGGATCAGTCTTGTatctatccatccgtacagtttagatccagattccagctcagacgaggaaaacaaagacgttcatggatctatttgtctgacagtggatgatcagaatggactGGAGCTTGTACCCctcccagcgtattttctacgtcacttataagatattttttaaacagctttttaaatttttttgtctgctcttgattcacaacagttttagtaaaaaaaaatgaggtgcaattttgagttttttttcttttataaatctGTTCCACTGTGAGAAAAGCGGAACAAGAACGTGTCATAAACACCAGTTTACATCGGCGGGGGTCTCTGATAAAATCATTGAGGCAGATTCTTTCACTAAACCGATGTAAATGTACGTTTTATGTCTTTATCTCTTAATTCTTCTGATTTTCTAACTTCAGGCCGTCAGACGTGGCTCAGTGTGTTCTGGAGCTGGTGACCGAG
The DNA window shown above is from Oryzias latipes chromosome 14, ASM223467v1 and carries:
- the LOC101160831 gene encoding 15-hydroxyprostaglandin dehydrogenase [NAD(+)] isoform X1, with protein sequence MSLGGKVAVVTGAAKGIGKAIAENFLQNGAKVVLLDVDETTAKGLKKVLDQKFGEEKTLFIRCNVESEEDIKAAFEATMATFGCMDILCNNAGILSEDQWERAVSVNLGGVIRMTYAALEKMSQQSGGRGGVVVNTASVGGLGPLASCPVYSATKHGVIGFTRAMAAASTASNYGIRFNAICPGAVQTDLFASVTNCLGPFSHLAHLFEKFAADGVLHLEGSAFYTKSSGKRGRFTQGKTCIIFLPGGRQTWLSVFWSW